A single region of the Xiphias gladius isolate SHS-SW01 ecotype Sanya breed wild chromosome 17, ASM1685928v1, whole genome shotgun sequence genome encodes:
- the LOC120802685 gene encoding beta-crystallin A3-like — translation MALTNPVPMGPWKVTVYDQEYFQGRRVEFTASCQNIMECGMENIRSLKVECGAWVGYEHSSFCGQQFVLEKGDYPRFEAYSGSNSYRIERMISFRPICCANHKESRMTIFEQENMLGRQFELSDDYPSLQAMGWINKEVGSIQIPSGAFVCYQYPGYRGQQYILESDCRGGEYKSYREFGSHAQSPQIQSIRRIQH, via the exons atgGCTCTGACAAACCCCGTGCCCATGGGCCCTTGGAAG GTCACTGTGTACGATCAGGAGTACTTCCAGGGCAGGCGTGTGGAGTTCACCGCCAGCTGCCAGAACATCATGGAGTGTGGGATGGAGAACATCCGCTCCCTGAAGGTCGAGTGCGGCGC CTGGGTGGGCTACGAGCACTCCAGCTTCTGCGGCCAGCAGTTTGTCCTGGAGAAGGGAGACTACCCTCGCTTTGAGGCCTACAGTGGCAGTAACTCCTACCGCATTGAGAGGATGATCTCCTTCAGGCCCATTTGCTGTGCC AACCACAAGGAATCCCGCATGACCATCTTTGAGCAGGAGAACATGCTGGGTCGTCAGTTCGAGCTGTCTGATGACTACCCCTCCCTGCAGGCCATGGGCTGGATAAACAAAGAGGTTGGATCCATCCAAATTCCAAGTGGAGC ctttgtgtgCTACCAGTACCCTGGCTACCGTGGCCAACAGTACATCTTGGAGTCTGACTGTCGTGGAGGAGAGTACAAGAGTTACCGCGAGTTTGGCTCCCACGCCCAGAGTCCCCAGATTCAGTCCATCAGGAGGATCCAGCACTGA
- the unc119b gene encoding protein unc-119 homolog B — protein sequence MSYSCTSRGNSQDPSSAKKPAGDNPGRDTGGTDGSADSSSNGSPRQAAGMKVKKGCNSTDVGVPATTEEDLLANAVITPEDVLGLQKITENYLCSPDENIYNIDFTRFKIRDMETGTVLFEITKPPSTDKAGEKRDIDPNAGRFVRYQFTPAFLRLRQVGATVEFTVGNMPIENFRMIERHYFREKLLKSFDFEFGFCMPSSKNTCEHIYEFPPLSEDIIREMILHPYETQSDSFYFVDNKLVMHNKADYSYNGGT from the exons ATGAGCTATTCTTGTACCAGCAGGGGCAACAGCCAGGACCCATCAAGCGCTAAGAAGCCTGCCGGTGATAATCCGGGCAGAGACACCGGAGGCACGGACGGCAGCGCAGACAGCAGCAGTAACGGCAGCCCGAGGCAAGCGGCGGGGATGAAAGTGAAGAAAGGATGCAACTCGACCGACGTGGGGGTCCCGGCGACCACGGAAGAGGACCTGCTCGCCAACGCCGTGATCACTCCGGAGGATGTTCTGGGCTTGCAGAAGATCACAGAGA ATTACCTGTGCAGCCCGGACGAGAACATTTACAACATCGACTTCACCAGGTTCAAGATCAGAGACATGGAGACCGGCACGGTGCTGTTTGAAATCACCAAACCTCCATCCACAG ATAAAGCCGGGGAGAAGAGGGACATTGACCCGAACGCCGGCCGGTTTGTCCGTTACCAGTTCACCCCGGCTTTCCTCCGGCTGCGGCAAGTTGGAGCCAC CGTTGAGTTCACGGTCGGAAACATGCCCATAGAAAACTTCAGGATGATCGAGAGACATTATTTTCGAGAGAAGTTGCTCAAGAGTTTTGACTTTGAGTTCGGCTTCTGCATGCCCAGCAGCAAGAACACCTGCGAACACATCTACGAATTCCCGCCCCTGTCTGAGGACATCA TCAGAGAGATGATCCTGCACCCGTATGAGACGCAGTCCGACAGCTTCTACTTTGTGGACAATAAGCTGGTGATGCACAACAAGGCAGACTACTCATACAACGGCGGGACGTAG